In one Alphaproteobacteria bacterium genomic region, the following are encoded:
- a CDS encoding acyloxyacyl hydrolase, which translates to MKSGCFYGIVRSVRKNAASDWFGLGVYGGMRGTKSILAALAVVLASALPAAAEEDGKDPSFIRFGAGYYDVNDDMGAGEFHMEYISGSKWWVFNPFVGVMATTDSAFYGYAGVRLDMFLGRRFVVTPSFAPGLYHDGDGKDLGYPIEFRSAIEFAYRFDDRSRLGLSFYHLSNASLDDNNPGTEVATIHYSYPFNRLFND; encoded by the coding sequence GTGAAATCAGGGTGCTTTTACGGCATCGTCCGGTCGGTCCGCAAGAATGCGGCATCGGATTGGTTCGGTTTGGGGGTGTATGGCGGTATGCGCGGTACGAAATCCATCCTGGCGGCATTGGCCGTCGTTCTGGCTTCGGCGTTGCCGGCCGCTGCCGAAGAGGACGGCAAGGATCCGTCCTTCATCCGTTTCGGCGCAGGCTATTACGACGTGAACGACGATATGGGTGCCGGTGAATTCCATATGGAATACATCTCCGGCTCCAAATGGTGGGTCTTCAACCCGTTTGTCGGGGTGATGGCGACTACGGACAGCGCCTTCTACGGTTATGCGGGCGTTCGACTGGACATGTTCCTGGGGCGCCGATTCGTCGTGACCCCGTCCTTCGCGCCGGGCCTGTACCATGACGGGGACGGCAAGGATCTGGGCTATCCGATTGAATTCCGCTCCGCGATCGAGTTCGCCTACCGGTTCGACGACCGGTCACGGCTGGGGCTGAGCTTCTATCATCTGTCGAATGCCAGTCTGGATGACAACAATCCGGGTACCGAAGTGGCGACCATTCACTATTCCTATCCGTTCAACCGCCTGTTCAACGACTGA
- the speB gene encoding agmatinase — MAWTEEKLAALRAKFDGMTGGDLINPDYQEIAEYIFSQGGNRPAPYAGFPTLLDAQARNGEDALDGLQVALYGMPMDLGVTNRTGARFGPRAIRAIERVGPYNDFHHTAPLHQMAVADIGDVPFRSRFELHKSLEDIETFVARMVAANVIPMGVGGDHSVTHAVMRAIGKDRPVGMVHIDAHCDTGGAYEGEKFHHGGPFRNAVMDGVLDPERCIQIGIRGAAGYIWEFSEEAGMTVIEAKDIAEMGVDAIVAKARDVIGDGPAYFTFDIDGLDPAFAPGTGTPEIGGLTTREAMAIIRGLKGLNFVGGDVVEVAPSYDATANTAHAGAQMLFEILSLMQFSPSLPPAKA; from the coding sequence ATGGCCTGGACGGAAGAGAAACTTGCTGCGCTGCGGGCGAAATTCGACGGCATGACCGGCGGCGACCTGATCAATCCGGACTATCAGGAAATCGCCGAATACATCTTTTCCCAGGGCGGCAATCGCCCGGCCCCCTATGCCGGGTTCCCGACCCTGCTGGATGCCCAGGCCCGCAATGGCGAGGATGCGCTGGACGGGCTTCAGGTCGCGCTTTACGGCATGCCGATGGATCTGGGGGTGACCAACAGGACCGGTGCACGCTTCGGCCCGCGCGCCATCCGCGCGATAGAGCGGGTCGGCCCCTATAACGATTTTCATCACACGGCGCCGCTGCATCAGATGGCGGTGGCGGATATCGGCGACGTCCCTTTCCGCAGCCGTTTCGAACTGCACAAGAGTCTGGAGGATATCGAGACCTTCGTCGCCCGCATGGTGGCCGCCAATGTGATCCCCATGGGGGTCGGCGGTGACCATTCCGTAACCCATGCCGTGATGCGCGCCATCGGCAAGGACCGACCGGTCGGCATGGTGCATATCGATGCCCATTGCGATACGGGCGGCGCCTATGAAGGGGAGAAGTTCCATCATGGCGGCCCATTCCGGAATGCGGTCATGGACGGGGTCCTGGACCCGGAGCGCTGTATCCAGATCGGCATTCGCGGAGCCGCGGGCTATATCTGGGAGTTTTCGGAAGAGGCCGGGATGACGGTGATCGAGGCGAAAGATATCGCGGAAATGGGCGTTGATGCCATCGTTGCCAAGGCCCGCGACGTGATCGGCGACGGGCCGGCCTATTTCACCTTCGACATAGACGGGCTGGACCCCGCCTTCGCGCCGGGTACGGGGACGCCGGAGATCGGCGGCCTCACCACTCGCGAAGCCATGGCGATCATCCGCGGGCTGAAGGGACTGAACTTCGTCGGCGGCGATGTCGTCGAAGTCGCGCCGTCCTATGACGCCACGGCAAACACGGCCCATGCCGGGGCGCAGATGCTGTTCGAAATCCTCAGTCTGATGCAGTTCAGCCCGTCACTGCCCCCTGCGAAGGCGTAA
- the queG gene encoding tRNA epoxyqueuosine(34) reductase QueG: MMDDPKSRILAKALEEGFCVAGVAPAAMGDREQRRLEEFVSLGQHGEMTWMADKLDRRRSPRDLWPDVRSVVVLGTNYGPEDDPLDLLDRPDLANISCYARNRDYHDLVKKRLKRVARWMVENFGGDVKVFVDTAPVLEKPLAAMAGIGWQGKHSNLVSRDFGSWLFLGEIYTTLDLSPDAVEGDHCGGCRRCLDICPTDAFPAPYTLDARRCISYLTIEHKGPIPVEYRAAMGNRIYGCDDCLAVCPWNKFAVPTGEPWFLPREGVRDATLRDFLVLDDAGFRTLFTASPVKRIGRDRFLRNVLIACGNSGDPTLAESVAALLEDPDATVRGAAVWALRRLAPETASACRQRLRAGEADPGVLEEWDR, from the coding sequence ATGATGGACGATCCGAAATCGCGGATTCTGGCGAAAGCTCTGGAGGAGGGCTTTTGCGTCGCGGGCGTCGCCCCGGCTGCGATGGGGGATCGCGAACAGCGCCGTCTGGAGGAATTCGTATCCCTGGGCCAGCACGGCGAGATGACCTGGATGGCCGACAAGCTGGATCGTCGTCGGTCGCCGCGAGACCTGTGGCCGGATGTGCGCAGCGTCGTCGTTCTGGGCACCAATTACGGGCCTGAAGACGATCCCCTGGATCTTCTCGACCGGCCCGATCTGGCCAACATCTCCTGCTATGCGCGGAATCGCGATTATCACGACCTGGTCAAGAAGCGCCTGAAACGGGTTGCGCGCTGGATGGTGGAAAATTTCGGCGGCGATGTGAAGGTCTTCGTCGACACCGCGCCGGTCCTGGAGAAGCCGCTGGCCGCGATGGCCGGGATCGGCTGGCAGGGCAAGCACAGCAATCTGGTATCGCGCGATTTCGGGTCCTGGCTGTTTCTGGGGGAGATCTATACCACGCTGGATCTATCCCCGGACGCGGTCGAGGGGGATCATTGCGGGGGCTGCCGCCGATGTCTGGACATCTGCCCGACCGATGCCTTTCCCGCACCCTATACCCTCGATGCGAGGCGCTGCATCAGCTACCTGACGATTGAGCACAAGGGGCCGATCCCGGTCGAATATCGCGCGGCGATGGGCAACCGGATCTACGGTTGCGATGATTGCCTGGCTGTCTGTCCATGGAACAAGTTCGCGGTCCCGACGGGAGAGCCGTGGTTTCTGCCGCGGGAGGGCGTAAGAGATGCAACCTTGCGCGATTTTCTGGTTCTGGACGATGCCGGGTTTCGCACGCTGTTTACCGCCAGCCCGGTCAAGCGGATCGGCCGGGACCGGTTTCTGCGCAACGTTCTGATCGCTTGTGGCAACAGCGGCGACCCGACCCTGGCGGAATCAGTGGCTGCACTGCTGGAGGACCCCGATGCAACGGTGCGCGGCGCGGCGGTCTGGGCACTGCGGCGGCTTGCCCCCGAAACCGCATCGGCCTGCCGGCAACGCCTGCGGGCCGGCGAGGCCGATCCGGGCGTTCTCGAGGAATGGGACCGGTGA
- a CDS encoding ATP-binding protein, which yields MFTPYRGLVHRLAARVGASPWIRSADRNGLYRPVPLSVLRCQDVTAQGITLLAIWLLTLVVSTALGIAAIEYEWSGIPIVFGGASLYVTVYPPLVLSTLWVLWFGYWWGAIPAYISTLVLALYSGMPVGWAVIFGFSDTLGLAILALAYRGLPVRYDLKSLESLALFVMLAFAGSMFGSTGSFIWTYTNDVGIRDVYAIWQGWWLGGFLQTILINGPLLFLLTARVLRWRHRHFPADFDNEKSNLRIVAAAATLIGGVFLFLVVSYFLTRAFVSGSVDVFEPNTWQAAADIAAASVAVVYAVMAVILLCFGYLGYRFFVAWSEALSRAARNAEIANLAKSRFLAQMSHEIRTPMNAILGFTDLVLTGDLSPKQREQLECSLTAAQGLLRILDDILDYSRIEAGRIELEHERFDLNDVVDRVETIIGTRARQKGLEYQAAIDPAVPLQLIGDEWRLGQVLNNLLANAVKFTDAGRVGLRIGVQKRDGHSVSLVFQVSDTGIGITEEQMSKLFRSFSQADESIARKFGGSGLGLAISKQLVELMGGRIEVESVPGTGSDFTCTIPFGSTKTA from the coding sequence ATGTTCACGCCATACCGGGGACTTGTCCACCGATTGGCGGCGCGTGTCGGCGCATCCCCCTGGATTCGCTCCGCTGACCGGAACGGCCTGTATCGTCCCGTCCCGCTTTCGGTGCTGCGGTGCCAGGACGTCACCGCACAGGGGATCACACTTCTGGCGATCTGGCTTCTGACCCTGGTCGTCAGCACCGCGCTGGGTATTGCGGCCATCGAATACGAATGGTCCGGAATTCCGATCGTGTTCGGCGGCGCCAGCCTCTATGTCACGGTATATCCCCCACTCGTTCTATCGACCCTCTGGGTCCTGTGGTTCGGATACTGGTGGGGCGCCATTCCTGCATATATCTCGACACTTGTGCTGGCGCTCTACTCCGGCATGCCGGTGGGCTGGGCCGTTATCTTCGGTTTTTCGGACACGCTGGGGCTCGCCATTCTGGCCCTCGCCTATCGTGGTCTGCCGGTCCGCTACGATCTGAAATCCCTCGAGTCCCTCGCCCTGTTCGTCATGCTGGCGTTTGCCGGGTCGATGTTCGGTTCAACCGGGTCCTTCATCTGGACCTACACCAACGATGTCGGTATTCGCGACGTCTACGCGATCTGGCAGGGATGGTGGCTCGGCGGATTTCTTCAGACAATCCTGATCAACGGACCGCTACTCTTCCTTCTGACCGCGCGGGTGCTGCGTTGGCGCCACCGTCATTTTCCGGCGGATTTCGACAACGAGAAAAGCAATCTGAGGATCGTCGCCGCCGCCGCCACACTGATCGGCGGCGTGTTCCTGTTTCTGGTAGTCTCCTACTTCCTCACCCGGGCCTTTGTCTCCGGGTCAGTCGACGTGTTCGAGCCCAACACCTGGCAGGCGGCAGCGGATATTGCGGCGGCATCGGTCGCCGTGGTCTACGCCGTCATGGCGGTCATACTTCTGTGTTTCGGGTATCTTGGATACCGGTTCTTCGTCGCCTGGTCCGAAGCCCTGTCCCGCGCAGCACGCAATGCCGAGATCGCCAATCTGGCCAAATCCCGCTTCCTGGCTCAGATGAGCCATGAGATTCGGACCCCGATGAACGCGATTCTGGGCTTTACCGACCTCGTTCTTACCGGGGATCTATCACCGAAACAGCGCGAGCAACTGGAATGCTCCCTGACCGCGGCGCAGGGGCTCCTGCGCATCCTGGATGACATTCTGGACTATTCCCGGATCGAGGCAGGACGGATCGAACTGGAGCACGAGCGCTTCGACCTCAACGACGTGGTCGACCGGGTCGAGACCATCATCGGCACCCGGGCGCGGCAGAAAGGCCTCGAGTATCAGGCGGCAATCGACCCGGCAGTCCCACTGCAGTTGATCGGGGACGAATGGCGGCTAGGCCAGGTTCTGAACAACCTTCTGGCAAACGCCGTCAAGTTCACCGATGCGGGTCGGGTCGGCTTGCGGATCGGTGTCCAGAAGCGCGACGGTCACTCGGTATCGCTTGTCTTCCAAGTATCGGATACCGGAATCGGCATCACGGAAGAACAGATGTCCAAGCTTTTCCGGTCCTTCAGTCAGGCCGATGAATCGATCGCCCGGAAGTTCGGCGGTTCGGGCCTCGGTCTGGCCATATCGAAACAGCTCGTCGAACTGATGGGCGGCCGGATTGAGGTCGAGTCGGTGCCGGGCACGGGCAGCGATTTTACCTGCACGATACCGTTCGGCAGCACCAAGACGGCATAG
- the rpmB gene encoding 50S ribosomal protein L28 — protein MSRRCEISGKGVMTGNNVSHAMNHSRRRFLPNLHVVRLQSDILGERVKMRLSTRAMRTVDKKGGIDEFLLNTPDRKLTDEAKKLKRRIEKRQAAIAA, from the coding sequence ATGTCTCGTCGCTGCGAGATTTCCGGCAAGGGTGTGATGACGGGTAACAACGTCTCGCACGCCATGAACCACTCCCGTCGGCGCTTCCTGCCGAACCTGCATGTTGTCCGCCTGCAGAGCGATATTCTGGGCGAACGCGTGAAGATGCGCCTGTCGACCCGAGCCATGCGCACGGTCGACAAGAAGGGCGGGATCGACGAATTCCTGCTGAACACGCCGGACCGCAAGCTGACGGACGAAGCGAAGAAGCTGAAGCGCCGCATCGAAAAGCGTCAGGCTGCGATCGCCGCGTAA